A single Streptomyces sp. 2114.4 DNA region contains:
- the pyk gene encoding pyruvate kinase — protein MRRAKIVCTLGPATDSYEQIKALVDAGMDIARFNLSHGTYAEHEARFDRVRKASEETRRSVGILADLQGPKIRLGRFREGPVLLERDDEFTITVEPAVEGDRQICGTTYHGLAADVTTGERILIDDGKVTLEVTDVDGPHVRTRVVEGGMVSDHKGLNLPGVAVSVPALSDKDQDDLRWALRYGADIIALSFVRSGRDIEDVHRIMREEDRFLPVIAKVEKPQAVDNIDDIVAAFDGIMVARGDLGVEMPLETVPIVQKRAIKLAKRNAKPVIVATQMLDSMIDNSRPTRAEASDVANAVIDGTDAVMLSGETSVGKYPTETVKTMSRIVEAAEEDLLAKGLPPLTEANKPRTQGGAVARAAADMGDFLGAKFLVAFTQSGDTVRRLSRYRSPIPLLAFTPDPATRSQLNVSWGVETFLGPTVNSTDEMVAQVDEQLLRLGRCQKGDVVIITAGSPPGVPGSTNLVRVHHIGEDDSPK, from the coding sequence ATGCGCCGAGCAAAGATCGTCTGCACACTGGGACCCGCCACCGACTCGTACGAGCAGATCAAAGCCCTCGTCGACGCCGGAATGGACATCGCCCGCTTCAACCTCAGCCACGGCACCTACGCCGAACACGAGGCACGATTCGACCGGGTCCGCAAAGCCTCCGAAGAAACCCGCCGCAGCGTCGGCATCCTCGCCGACCTTCAAGGCCCGAAGATCCGACTCGGCCGATTCCGCGAAGGCCCTGTACTTCTCGAACGCGACGACGAGTTCACCATCACCGTGGAACCCGCCGTCGAAGGCGACCGCCAGATCTGCGGCACCACCTACCACGGCCTCGCCGCCGACGTCACCACCGGCGAACGCATCCTCATCGACGACGGAAAAGTCACCCTCGAAGTCACCGACGTCGACGGACCCCACGTCCGCACCAGGGTCGTCGAAGGCGGCATGGTCTCCGACCACAAGGGCCTCAACCTCCCCGGCGTCGCCGTCTCCGTCCCCGCCCTCTCCGACAAGGACCAGGACGACCTCCGCTGGGCCCTGCGCTACGGCGCCGACATCATCGCCCTCTCCTTCGTCCGCAGCGGCCGCGACATCGAAGACGTCCACCGCATCATGCGCGAGGAGGACCGCTTCCTCCCCGTCATCGCCAAGGTCGAAAAGCCCCAGGCCGTCGACAACATCGACGACATCGTCGCGGCCTTCGACGGCATCATGGTCGCCCGCGGCGACCTCGGCGTCGAAATGCCCCTCGAAACCGTCCCGATCGTCCAGAAGCGCGCCATCAAACTCGCCAAGCGCAACGCCAAACCGGTCATCGTCGCCACCCAGATGCTCGACTCGATGATCGACAACTCCCGCCCCACCCGCGCCGAAGCCTCCGACGTCGCCAACGCCGTCATCGACGGCACCGACGCCGTCATGCTCTCCGGCGAAACCAGCGTCGGCAAATACCCCACCGAAACCGTCAAGACCATGAGCCGCATCGTCGAGGCCGCCGAGGAAGACCTCCTCGCCAAGGGCCTCCCGCCGCTCACCGAGGCCAACAAGCCCCGCACCCAGGGCGGCGCCGTCGCCCGCGCCGCCGCCGACATGGGTGACTTCCTCGGCGCCAAGTTCCTCGTCGCCTTCACCCAGTCCGGCGACACCGTCCGCCGCCTCTCCCGCTACCGCTCACCCATCCCGCTCCTCGCCTTCACCCCCGACCCGGCCACCCGCTCCCAGCTCAACGTCAGCTGGGGCGTGGAGACCTTCCTCGGCCCGACCGTCAACTCCACCGACGAGATGGTCGCCCAGGTCGACGAGCAGCTACTGCGGCTCGGCCGCTGCCAGAAGGGCGACGTCGTCATCATCACGGCCGGCTCCCCGCCCGGAGTCCCCGGCTCCACCAACCTCGTCCGCGTCCACCACATCGGCGAGGACGACTCCCCGAAGTAA
- a CDS encoding SIMPL domain-containing protein, with amino-acid sequence MTDPTATTADPTPATAALPYGTPDTPRLAVRGEARLDVDPEIARIAVTVSARGTDRTAALTDLTRRNEQALTLIKSYGSAIEKLETGTFSLTPQLTEKGRHERIRAYHGRVTHTATLNDFTTLGELTTRLADLDLTRVDGPWWALRHDSPAHRAARTQAVREAVQRAREYAEAVGARLDALLEIADLGAENTAPAQAPGKRGFAGYGRAPVQESAPALDLEPQRQAVYAHVNARFTMTRPVL; translated from the coding sequence ATGACCGACCCCACCGCCACGACCGCCGACCCCACCCCCGCCACCGCCGCCCTCCCGTACGGCACCCCCGACACCCCCCGCCTCGCCGTACGCGGCGAAGCCCGCCTCGACGTCGACCCGGAAATCGCCCGCATCGCCGTCACCGTCAGCGCCCGCGGCACCGACCGCACCGCCGCCCTCACCGACCTCACCCGCCGCAACGAACAAGCCCTCACCCTCATCAAGAGCTACGGCAGCGCCATCGAAAAACTCGAAACCGGCACCTTCAGCCTCACCCCCCAGCTCACCGAGAAAGGCCGCCACGAACGCATCCGCGCCTACCACGGACGCGTCACCCACACCGCCACCCTCAACGACTTCACCACCCTCGGCGAGCTCACCACCCGCCTCGCCGACCTCGACCTCACCCGCGTCGACGGCCCCTGGTGGGCACTGCGCCACGACTCACCCGCCCACCGCGCCGCCCGCACCCAGGCCGTCCGCGAAGCCGTCCAGCGCGCCCGCGAATACGCCGAGGCCGTCGGCGCCCGCCTCGACGCCCTCCTCGAAATCGCCGACCTCGGCGCCGAGAACACCGCCCCCGCCCAAGCCCCCGGCAAGCGCGGCTTCGCCGGCTACGGCCGCGCCCCCGTCCAGGAATCCGCCCCCGCCCTCGACCTCGAACCCCAGCGTCAGGCCGTTTATGCCCATGTCAACGCACGCTTTACGATGACCCGCCCCGTACTGTGA
- a CDS encoding bifunctional UDP-sugar hydrolase/5'-nucleotidase has product MSLDRRKFLGRSVVTGAGVALAGAAGAPAAGAVEDRGAGDLGGRGHRRERYAFTVMGTTDLHGNVFNWDYTTDAEFDDAAHNDVGLAKISTLVTQVRREKGRRHTLLIDAGDTIQGTQLAYYYAKVDPITDPDGPVHPMARAMNAIGYDAAALGNHEFNYGIPVLRKFEESCDFPLLGANAVDAKSLRPAFRPYVLKRLRSPRGREVTVAVLGLTNPGIAIWDKAHVQGRLAFPGLVEQAAKWVPKLRSMGADVVIVAAHSGMSGTSSYGDQLPYVENAAALVAEQVPGIDAILVGHAHVEVAERRVVNKESGREVVLSEPLKWGQRLTLFDVAVEWHRGRWEVASVASRVLNSNAVAEDARITGLLRAEHRRVVAYVNRVIGRSKAEMTAAEAPVKDTPVVDFIAFVQAEVVRKALAGSAYASLPVLSQASCFSRAARVPEGDVTIRSMAALYPFDNTLEARVLTGAQVRAYLEFSARYYVRTAAGGPVDPSKVTNADGTPDYNYDVVSGVSYEIDIAKPAGQRIGKLMFGGEPLDDAARFVLAVNNYRASGGGNFPHVAAAEQVWSTSDEIRNLIIGWVQESGQIDPARFASVDWRLTRDGVPVF; this is encoded by the coding sequence ATGTCGCTCGACCGTAGGAAGTTCTTGGGGCGTTCCGTGGTGACGGGGGCCGGGGTGGCGCTCGCGGGGGCGGCGGGCGCGCCGGCGGCCGGGGCGGTGGAGGACCGGGGCGCCGGTGACCTGGGTGGCCGCGGTCACCGGCGGGAGCGGTATGCCTTCACGGTCATGGGCACGACGGATCTGCACGGCAATGTCTTCAACTGGGACTACACCACCGACGCGGAGTTCGACGATGCGGCGCACAACGACGTCGGTCTGGCGAAGATTTCGACGCTGGTGACGCAGGTGCGGCGGGAGAAGGGCCGGCGGCACACGCTGCTGATCGATGCGGGTGACACGATTCAGGGCACGCAGCTGGCGTATTACTACGCCAAGGTGGATCCGATCACGGATCCGGACGGGCCGGTGCATCCGATGGCGCGGGCGATGAATGCGATTGGCTATGACGCCGCGGCGCTGGGGAATCATGAGTTCAATTACGGCATTCCGGTGCTTCGCAAGTTCGAGGAGAGCTGTGATTTTCCGCTGCTGGGGGCGAATGCGGTGGATGCGAAGTCGCTGCGGCCGGCGTTTCGTCCGTATGTGCTGAAGCGTTTGCGGTCACCGCGCGGGCGGGAGGTGACGGTGGCGGTGCTGGGTTTGACGAATCCGGGGATCGCGATCTGGGACAAGGCGCATGTGCAGGGGAGGCTGGCTTTTCCGGGGCTGGTGGAGCAGGCGGCGAAGTGGGTGCCGAAGCTGCGGTCGATGGGCGCGGATGTGGTGATCGTGGCGGCGCATTCGGGGATGAGCGGTACGTCGTCGTACGGGGATCAGTTGCCGTATGTGGAGAATGCGGCGGCGTTGGTGGCGGAGCAGGTGCCGGGGATCGATGCGATCTTGGTGGGCCATGCGCATGTGGAGGTTGCCGAGCGGCGGGTGGTGAACAAGGAGTCGGGCCGGGAGGTGGTGCTCTCCGAGCCGTTGAAGTGGGGGCAGCGGCTGACGCTTTTCGATGTGGCGGTGGAGTGGCATCGGGGGCGCTGGGAGGTGGCGTCGGTCGCCTCGCGGGTCCTGAACTCGAATGCGGTGGCGGAGGATGCGCGGATCACGGGGTTGTTGCGGGCGGAGCACCGGAGGGTCGTGGCGTATGTGAACCGGGTGATCGGCCGGTCGAAGGCGGAGATGACGGCGGCCGAGGCGCCGGTGAAGGACACGCCGGTTGTGGACTTCATTGCGTTTGTGCAGGCGGAGGTGGTGCGTAAGGCGCTTGCGGGGTCGGCGTATGCGTCGTTGCCGGTGTTGTCGCAGGCGTCGTGTTTTTCGCGGGCCGCGAGGGTGCCGGAGGGGGATGTGACGATCCGGTCGATGGCGGCGTTGTATCCGTTCGACAACACGCTGGAGGCGCGGGTGTTGACGGGTGCGCAGGTGCGGGCGTATTTGGAGTTTTCGGCGCGGTATTACGTGCGGACGGCGGCCGGTGGTCCAGTGGATCCATCGAAGGTCACGAATGCGGACGGTACGCCGGATTACAACTATGACGTGGTGAGCGGTGTCTCGTACGAGATCGATATCGCGAAGCCGGCGGGGCAGCGGATCGGGAAGCTGATGTTCGGCGGTGAGCCGTTGGATGATGCGGCGCGGTTCGTGTTGGCGGTGAACAATTACCGGGCGAGTGGTGGCGGTAATTTTCCGCATGTGGCGGCCGCGGAGCAGGTGTGGTCGACGTCCGACGAGATCCGTAATTTGATCATCGGGTGGGTGCAGGAGAGTGGGCAGATCGATCCTGCCCGGTTCGCTTCGGTGGACTGGAGGCTGACGCGGGACGGGGTTCCGGTGTTCTGA
- a CDS encoding lysine N(6)-hydroxylase/L-ornithine N(5)-oxygenase family protein: protein MSATPHPENLLTTHTTSPGEPLDLAGIGIGPFNLSLAALAHPLTTLRTAFYDQRPAFHWHPGLLIDGATLQVPFLADLVTLADPASPWTFLNYLKTRERLFPFYFAERFHLHRAEYDAYCRWVSENLPSLHFGHQIDAVRWNPEHEVFEVDFTQLDAEGEAEALGRTHARNLVLGIGTTPHIPVPLRPLAEAPAVPVIHSADYLDHRDTLLAAGHVTVIGAGQSGAEIFLDQLRARPAGRERLHWLARTPAFAPMEYSKLGLEHFTPDYTRYFHALPERVRDDLVPGQWQLHKGIDHTTLGAIHDELYRRTLDGGWPDATLTPGVFVRTAGRVGTTKVELHLDHTQQGTRSRLTTDAVILATGYRERRMDTLLAAIDPYLRRDSGARPRIDADHRLVLDPAITGSVYVQNAETHTHGVGTPDLGLAAWRSATILNSLTDNTPYPLPSRTAFTSFGLPQPSAGRTGMVPRQGSTLVPRR from the coding sequence ATGAGCGCCACCCCGCACCCGGAAAACCTCCTCACCACCCACACCACGAGCCCCGGCGAACCCCTCGACCTCGCGGGCATCGGCATCGGCCCCTTCAACCTCTCCCTCGCCGCCCTCGCCCACCCCCTCACCACCCTCCGCACCGCCTTCTACGACCAGCGCCCCGCCTTCCACTGGCACCCCGGCCTCCTCATCGACGGCGCCACCCTCCAAGTCCCCTTCCTCGCCGACCTGGTCACCCTCGCCGACCCCGCCAGCCCCTGGACCTTCCTCAACTACCTCAAAACCCGCGAACGGCTCTTCCCCTTCTACTTCGCCGAACGCTTCCACCTCCACCGCGCCGAATACGACGCCTACTGCCGCTGGGTCAGCGAAAACCTCCCCAGCCTCCACTTCGGCCACCAGATCGACGCCGTCCGCTGGAACCCCGAACACGAAGTCTTCGAAGTCGACTTCACCCAGCTCGACGCCGAAGGCGAAGCCGAAGCCCTGGGCCGCACCCACGCCCGCAACCTCGTCCTCGGCATCGGCACCACCCCCCACATCCCCGTCCCCCTCCGCCCCCTCGCCGAGGCCCCCGCCGTCCCCGTCATCCACTCCGCCGACTACCTCGACCACCGCGACACCCTGCTCGCCGCCGGCCACGTCACCGTCATCGGCGCCGGCCAGTCAGGCGCCGAAATCTTCCTCGACCAGCTCCGCGCCCGCCCCGCCGGCCGCGAACGCCTCCACTGGCTCGCCCGCACCCCCGCCTTCGCCCCCATGGAATACAGCAAACTCGGCCTCGAACACTTCACCCCCGACTACACCCGCTACTTCCACGCCCTCCCCGAACGCGTCCGCGACGACCTCGTCCCCGGCCAGTGGCAGCTCCACAAAGGCATCGACCACACCACCCTCGGCGCCATCCACGACGAGCTCTACCGCCGCACCCTCGACGGCGGCTGGCCCGACGCCACCCTCACCCCCGGAGTCTTCGTCCGCACCGCGGGCCGCGTCGGCACCACCAAGGTCGAACTCCACCTCGACCACACCCAGCAAGGCACCCGCTCCCGCCTCACCACCGACGCCGTCATCCTCGCCACCGGCTACCGCGAACGCCGCATGGACACCCTGCTCGCCGCCATCGACCCCTACCTACGCCGCGACTCCGGCGCCCGCCCCCGCATCGACGCCGACCACCGCCTCGTCCTCGACCCCGCCATCACCGGCTCGGTCTACGTCCAGAACGCCGAAACCCACACCCACGGCGTGGGCACCCCCGACCTCGGCCTCGCCGCCTGGCGCAGCGCCACCATCCTCAACTCCCTCACCGACAACACCCCTTACCCCCTCCCCAGCCGCACCGCCTTCACCAGCTTCGGCCTCCCCCAGCCGTCGGCCGGGCGCACCGGCATGGTCCCCCGCCAGGGCTCCACCCTCGTCCCCCGCCGCTGA
- a CDS encoding pyridoxal-dependent decarboxylase has translation MPVPPAGTALAGGTNGPRALRPFLDTVLDALTTGAEDRAGPLPPGGPATVTRAVREACHPLLPDHGTGPHTALRTLVHTLAAGAADPADPHCAAHLHCPPLALATAADLAAGALNPSMDSWDQAPAASALEALTSRELAALVYPRATRPDALITTGGTESNQLALLLARETTTPAGTATDPHRPAPPLQIVCGANAHHSIHRSAWLLGLPEPLTLPTPDGILTPDTVHTCLASLAGRTGPVLLTATAGTTDSGALDPLPALADLADRHGARFHVDAAYGGALLFSDTHRSALNGLARAHTVALDLHKLGWQPVAAGLLAVPDPATLAPLTHQADYLNADDDTEAGLPDLLSRSLRTTRRPDILKIAVTLKALGRHGLGELVDRTLAAAQTLADLIEAHPRYELHSRPTLSTVLFRPTGADDTTLATIRRTLLTDGQAVLGRATTPTGLWLKATLLNPHTQPGDLTTLLKLVEGHTPR, from the coding sequence ATGCCTGTGCCCCCTGCCGGCACCGCCCTCGCAGGCGGCACCAACGGCCCCCGCGCCCTCCGCCCCTTCCTCGACACCGTCCTCGACGCCCTCACCACCGGAGCCGAGGACCGCGCCGGCCCCCTCCCGCCCGGCGGCCCCGCCACCGTCACCCGCGCCGTACGCGAGGCCTGCCACCCCCTGCTCCCCGACCACGGCACCGGCCCGCACACCGCCCTGCGCACCCTCGTCCACACCCTCGCCGCCGGCGCCGCCGACCCCGCCGACCCCCACTGCGCCGCCCACCTGCACTGCCCGCCGCTGGCCCTCGCCACCGCCGCCGACCTCGCCGCCGGCGCCCTCAACCCCTCCATGGACTCCTGGGACCAGGCCCCCGCCGCCTCCGCCCTCGAAGCCCTCACCAGCCGTGAACTCGCCGCGCTGGTCTACCCCCGGGCCACCCGCCCCGACGCCCTGATCACCACCGGCGGCACCGAATCCAACCAGCTCGCCCTCCTCCTCGCCCGCGAAACCACCACCCCCGCCGGCACCGCGACCGACCCCCACCGGCCCGCCCCACCCCTCCAGATCGTCTGCGGCGCCAACGCCCACCACAGCATCCACCGCTCCGCCTGGCTCCTCGGCCTCCCCGAACCCCTCACCCTCCCCACCCCCGACGGCATCCTCACCCCCGACACCGTCCACACCTGCCTCGCCAGCCTCGCCGGCCGCACCGGCCCCGTCCTCCTCACCGCCACCGCCGGCACCACCGACTCCGGCGCCCTCGACCCCCTCCCCGCACTCGCCGACCTCGCCGACCGGCACGGCGCCCGCTTCCACGTCGACGCCGCCTACGGCGGAGCCCTCCTCTTCAGCGACACCCACCGCAGCGCACTGAACGGCCTCGCCCGCGCCCACACCGTCGCCCTCGACCTGCACAAACTCGGCTGGCAACCCGTCGCCGCCGGCCTCCTCGCCGTCCCCGACCCCGCCACCCTCGCCCCCCTCACCCACCAGGCCGACTACCTCAACGCCGACGACGACACCGAAGCTGGCCTCCCCGACCTCCTCAGCCGCTCCCTGCGCACCACCCGCCGCCCCGACATCCTCAAAATCGCCGTCACCCTCAAAGCCCTCGGCCGCCACGGCCTCGGCGAACTCGTCGACCGCACCCTCGCCGCCGCGCAGACCCTCGCCGACCTCATCGAGGCCCACCCCCGCTACGAACTCCACTCCCGCCCCACCCTCAGCACCGTCCTCTTCCGCCCCACCGGCGCCGACGACACCACCCTCGCCACCATCCGCCGCACCCTCCTCACCGACGGACAGGCCGTCCTCGGCCGCGCCACCACCCCCACCGGCCTCTGGCTCAAAGCCACCCTCCTCAACCCCCACACCCAACCCGGAGACCTGACCACCCTCCTCAAACTCGTGGAAGGCCACACGCCTCGATGA
- a CDS encoding excinuclease ABC subunit UvrA: protein MSKVTRTDPQSPAPHAADSHDLIRVHGARENNLKDVSIEIPKRRLTVFTGVSGSGKSSLVFHTIAAESQRLINETYSAFVQGFMPTLARPEVDVLDGLTTAIIVDQQRMGADARSTVGTVTDAHAMLRILFSRLGKPHIGPPGAYAFNVPSVRASGAITVERGARKAVKATFTRTGGMCTRCEGRGTVSDIDLTQLYDDSKSIAEGAFTIPGWKSDSFWTVRVYAESGLLDPDKPIRTFTKKEMHDFLHREPTKVKVEGVNLTYEGLIPKIQKSFLSKDKEALQPHIRAFVERAVTFTTCPECDGTRLSEGARSSKIKGISIADACALQISDLAAWVRGLDEPSVAPLLTALGQTLDSFTEIGLGYLSLDRPSGSLSGGEAQRVKMIRHLGSSLTDTTYVFDEPTTGLHPHDIQRMNNLLLRLRDKGNTVLVVEHKPETIAIADHVVDLGPGAGAAGGTVCFEGTVKGLRAGGTVTGRHFDDRAAVKKSVRTPTGRLEIRGATTHNLRGVDVDIPLGVLTVVTGVAGSGKSSLVHGSLPERAGATGEGVVSVDQAPIRGSRRSNPATYTGLLDPIRKAFAKANGVKPGLFSSNSEGACPTCNGAGVIFTDLAMMAGVASPCEECEGKRFQASVLDHHLGGRDISEVLAMSVTEAEEFFGDGEARTPAAHRILGHLADVGLGYLGLGQPLTTLSGGERQRLKLATHMAEKGGVYLLDEPTAGLHLADVEQLLGLLDRLVDSGKSVIVIEHHQAVMAHADWIIDLGPGAGHDGGRIVFEGTPADLVAARSTLTGEHLAAYVGA, encoded by the coding sequence ATGAGCAAGGTCACGAGGACGGACCCGCAGTCGCCCGCGCCGCACGCCGCCGACAGCCACGATCTGATCCGTGTGCACGGCGCGCGCGAGAACAACCTCAAGGACGTCAGCATCGAGATCCCGAAGCGCCGGCTGACGGTGTTCACCGGCGTCTCCGGCTCGGGCAAGAGCTCGCTGGTCTTCCACACCATCGCCGCGGAGTCGCAGCGGCTGATCAACGAGACCTACAGCGCCTTCGTACAGGGCTTCATGCCGACCCTCGCCCGGCCCGAGGTCGACGTCCTCGACGGGCTGACCACCGCGATCATCGTCGACCAGCAGCGGATGGGGGCCGACGCCCGCTCCACCGTCGGCACCGTCACCGACGCCCACGCGATGCTGCGCATCCTCTTCAGCCGGCTCGGGAAGCCGCACATCGGCCCGCCCGGCGCGTACGCCTTCAACGTCCCCTCGGTCCGGGCGAGCGGCGCCATCACCGTCGAACGCGGAGCCCGCAAGGCGGTGAAGGCGACCTTCACCCGCACCGGCGGCATGTGCACCCGCTGCGAAGGCCGCGGCACGGTCTCCGACATCGACCTCACCCAGCTCTACGACGACTCCAAGTCGATCGCCGAGGGCGCGTTCACCATCCCCGGCTGGAAGTCCGACAGCTTCTGGACCGTACGGGTCTACGCCGAGTCGGGCCTGCTCGACCCGGACAAGCCGATCCGCACGTTCACCAAGAAGGAGATGCACGACTTCCTCCACCGGGAGCCGACCAAGGTGAAGGTCGAGGGCGTCAACCTCACCTACGAAGGGCTGATCCCCAAGATCCAGAAGTCGTTCCTGTCCAAGGACAAGGAAGCGCTGCAGCCGCACATCCGGGCGTTCGTGGAGCGGGCGGTCACCTTCACCACCTGCCCCGAGTGCGACGGCACCCGGCTCAGCGAGGGCGCCCGGTCCTCGAAGATCAAGGGGATCAGCATCGCCGACGCCTGCGCCCTGCAGATCAGCGACCTGGCCGCCTGGGTCCGTGGCCTCGACGAGCCGTCGGTGGCGCCCCTGCTCACCGCGCTGGGGCAGACACTCGACTCGTTCACCGAGATCGGCCTCGGCTACCTCTCCCTCGACCGGCCGTCGGGCAGCCTGTCGGGCGGCGAGGCGCAGCGCGTCAAGATGATCCGCCACCTCGGCTCCTCGCTCACCGACACCACCTACGTCTTCGACGAGCCCACCACGGGCCTGCACCCCCATGACATCCAGCGGATGAACAACCTGCTGCTGCGGCTGCGGGACAAGGGCAACACGGTGCTCGTCGTGGAGCACAAGCCGGAGACGATCGCCATCGCCGACCACGTCGTCGACCTGGGCCCCGGCGCCGGTGCGGCGGGCGGCACGGTCTGCTTCGAGGGCACCGTCAAGGGGCTGCGGGCCGGCGGCACCGTCACCGGCCGCCATTTCGACGACCGGGCCGCCGTCAAGAAGTCCGTGCGCACCCCCACCGGCAGGCTGGAGATCCGCGGCGCGACCACGCACAACCTGCGCGGCGTCGACGTCGACATCCCGCTCGGGGTGCTGACCGTCGTCACCGGCGTCGCCGGCTCCGGAAAGAGCTCGCTCGTCCACGGGTCGCTGCCGGAACGGGCCGGAGCCACCGGCGAGGGCGTGGTGTCGGTCGACCAGGCCCCGATACGCGGCTCACGACGGAGCAACCCGGCGACGTACACCGGACTGCTCGACCCGATCCGCAAGGCGTTCGCCAAGGCCAACGGCGTGAAGCCGGGACTCTTCAGCTCCAACTCCGAGGGCGCCTGCCCCACCTGCAACGGCGCCGGCGTCATCTTCACCGATCTGGCGATGATGGCCGGCGTCGCCTCCCCCTGCGAGGAGTGCGAGGGGAAGCGGTTCCAGGCATCCGTCCTGGACCACCACCTCGGCGGCCGCGACATCAGCGAGGTGCTTGCGATGTCGGTGACCGAGGCCGAGGAGTTCTTCGGCGACGGCGAGGCACGCACACCGGCCGCGCACCGCATCCTCGGCCATCTCGCCGACGTCGGACTCGGCTACCTCGGCCTCGGCCAGCCGCTCACCACGCTGTCCGGCGGCGAGCGGCAGCGGCTCAAGCTGGCCACCCACATGGCCGAGAAGGGCGGCGTCTACCTCCTCGACGAACCGACCGCCGGCCTCCACCTCGCCGACGTCGAGCAGCTGCTCGGCCTGCTCGACCGGCTCGTCGACTCCGGCAAGTCGGTCATCGTCATCGAGCACCACCAGGCGGTCATGGCGCACGCCGACTGGATCATCGACCTCGGCCCCGGCGCCGGCCACGACGGCGGCCGGATCGTCTTCGAGGGCACCCCCGCCGACCTCGTCGCCGCCCGCTCCACCCTCACCGGCGAGCACCTCGCGGCCTACGTCGGCGCCTGA
- a CDS encoding VOC family protein, whose product MTGSVTQGIKTVLHPVSDLATAKAVYAALLGVPPQADESYYVGFEAGGQHIGLVPGGGPQGMTAPVAYWHVPDIEAKLAEVTAAGATVKEPAHEVGGGRLVATVTDPDGNVLGLLQDR is encoded by the coding sequence ATGACCGGCTCTGTCACCCAGGGAATCAAGACCGTCCTGCACCCCGTCTCCGACCTGGCGACGGCCAAGGCGGTGTACGCCGCCCTGCTCGGCGTACCGCCGCAGGCCGACGAGTCCTACTACGTCGGCTTCGAGGCCGGGGGACAGCACATCGGGCTGGTGCCGGGCGGCGGCCCGCAGGGCATGACCGCACCGGTGGCCTACTGGCACGTGCCGGACATCGAGGCGAAGCTGGCCGAGGTGACCGCCGCGGGCGCCACCGTGAAGGAGCCCGCGCACGAGGTCGGCGGCGGCCGCCTGGTGGCCACCGTCACCGACCCCGACGGCAACGTCCTCGGGCTGCTCCAGGACCGATGA